A window from Drosophila kikkawai strain 14028-0561.14 chromosome 2L, DkikHiC1v2, whole genome shotgun sequence encodes these proteins:
- the eys gene encoding protein eyes shut isoform X1, translating to MINGHWIDTQTMAQPPQNRRDTGRRCPPLGQSQRESDEDEVLVTSRATTPLTANGATTTRLVAVQPKDMQRNHLLKMPTATIEKPTITATKSSSAEAAAAAAAASSSAVRVPRRALRILAQSLLLPALILGVLVGSSQAGFACLSNPCVFGVCIDGLNSSYSCYCIDGYTGIQCQTNWDECWSGPCQNGGTCVDGVAYYNCTCPEGFSGSSCEQNVDECMSNPCQNGGLCRDRTNGYTCTCQPGYLGDHCEQDVAVCDTGTGARCQHGGECIEGPGLEFTCDCPAGWHGRICQEEINECASSPCQNGGVCVDKLAAYACACPMGYTGINCEEEILICADNPCQNNALCLMEEGVPTCYCVPDYHGEKCEYQYDECQLGPRCMNGGVCIDGVDTFSCSCPPLLTGMLCECLMVSEESLDCNYTAPATPPPTRRTTTTSTVAPPTVRPVTPPETTVPPRVSEEVELPVVTTAAPVAAPEVVTSAGSSSSEETVSVEIKAPTLAPPESDSHSISVEHTTVAQPAPEPEPEPEPEPRPQPAPESESETEEEIIPGTTAATLAVSKSSSSSEESPSIYTTLPPLPGQPKTTSSAESSGEVVTSEEYTTVPHFDVSGSKSESGSVEITTVRPTAPPSITIAVDYATSSSSSSSESVESVVTTPTPTFVQRVTTIAATISVDYATPTPYYPPETTTPRVIPVPRPTFSPEPPLDVVETTASTQHLWTEVPTTAAPFFTEYPAEVLITTHRTSAGRFTTVQPPVQVSTLSPAEESSIELTTPYTPHIVVTILDANATIPSLITTTGMPTTHHHHHYHHHDHEGTTLNPLEEDEHHHHHHHHHHEHEVVPTTPMPVEITTGLPLQTEDLIGVQQPAPVTTAEPYAPPETTVVPLTPLTTPAPPATVAPAAPPATLAPPETPATPATLPPATEPPTAAPTPPPTVLPTLPPVTLPPATQPPPTIPPTIPPTIPPTPPSTQSAQTLPPPTMPINVYTTPEGPAPTTTSAAQTKPPVTESSEEVEGSNTVATGGGRGAGGVPEEKSGDVDCIKLGCYNGGTCVTTSEGSRCVCRFDRQGPLCELPIVIRNAAFSGDSYVSHRIYKDIGQHESLDAVLPMHIQLKVRTRATNGLIMLAAAQGTKGGHYMALFLQKGLMQFQFSCGLQTMLLSELETPVNTGHEITIRAELDFSRNYTHCNASLLVNDTLAMSGDQPTWLKLLPSRLHTPEAILNTWLHLGGAPQAPIGLIIELPPAQSGTGFTGCLHTLRINGQAREIFGDALDGFGITECGSLACLSSPCRNGAACIKIESNELDENGEKAEKWKCKCPTGYMGPTCEISVCEDNPCQYGGTCVQFPGSGYLCLCPLGKHGHYCEHNLEVALPSFSGSVNGLSSFVAYTVPIPLEYSIELSFKILPQTMSQISLLAFLGQSGYHDEKSDHLAVSFIQGYIMLTWNLGAGPRRIFTQKPIDFRLDAPRVPYEIKVGRIGRQAWLSVDGKFNITGRSPGSVSRMDVLPILYLGGHEIANFNTLPHDLPLHSGFQGCIYDVQLKAGQVTVPLQETRGVRGRGVGQCGTRECHRHACQHDGACLQHGATFTCICQEGWYGPLCAQPTNPCDSFNNKCYEDSTCVPLVNGYECDCPVGRTGKNCEEEIRSLSDVSLTGRRSYLAVRWPYLYDGGDKMGAKRSQMVSYRNFTKKLMPPKPITTPSSHFVMKLLNEVEKQRSFSPVPLMGSKTFEEHHRVQFFFIEFQLRPLSERGLLLYFGTLNNNQDKKIGFVSLSLQGGVVEFRISGPSNHVTVVRSVRMLAIGEWHKIKMAQRGRWLTLWVEGSASSALAPSAEVLVEPDSLLYIGGLKDVSKLPHNAISGFPIPFRGCVRGLVVSGTRIVLNETNIVESRNIRDCDGTACGGDSCESGGHCWLDEKLQPHCICPEYAKGDRCEYSETCKLIPCKNNGRCLRSGRCSCPNGWGGFYCEIAMSKPTTPSFRGNSYLILPPPRIPMKDKRRGPSLYVRPREAIQVTLNFSTIEPDGLLLWSEHERSKFLGLGLEAGHLKLASNLLGSSNDTVKAPASGFIADGAWHWTSVLLDRSRLELQLDGEVIFTERLPENGRNPSPSSTTTRTTSAGRRKSSSKEPTISYEDVFYLGGFPNLDSVSRRTQGRFFEPFKGCLQDIQFGAEPKAIISDFSAYQGENIGSCDLHGDEPLIV from the exons GATCCAGCTGCGAACAGAACGTCGACGAGTGCATGTCGAATCCCTGCCAGAACGGCGGACTTTGTCGGGACAGGACTAATGGCTACACCTGCACCTGCCAGCCGGGCTACCTGGGGGATCACTGTGAGCAGGATGTGGCCGTCTGCGACACAG GAACTGGAGCACGTTGCCAGCATGGCGGTGAGTGCATTGAAGGTCCTGGGCTGGAGTTCACCTGCGATTGCCCGGCGGGCTGGCATGGAAGGATCTGCCAGGAGGAGATCAACGAGTGCGCCTCGTCGCCATGTCAGAACGGCGGCGTTTGTGTTGACAAGTTGGCGGCCTATGCCTGTGCCTGTCCCATGGGCTACACGGGCATCAATTGCGAGGAGGAGATCCTCATCTGTGCCGACAATCCGTGCCAGAACAACGCCCTCTGCCTCATGGAGGAGGGAGTGCCCACGTGCTATTGTGTTCCGGATTACCACGGCGAAAAGTGCGAGTACCAGTACGACGAGTGCCAGTTGGGTCCGCGCTGCATGAACGGTGGCGTTTGCATCGACGGAGTGGACACCTTCTCGTGTTCCTGTCCTCCGCTGCTGACAGGAATGCTCTGCGAGTGTTTGATGGTGAGCGAAGAGTCCTTGGACTGTAATTACACGGCTCCGGCTACTCCGCCGCCAACGAGGAGAACCACCACTACATCCACGGTGGCACCGCCCACAGTTAGGCCTGTGACGCCGCCAGAGACCACTGTTCCCCCGAGAGTTTCTGAAGAAGTTGAGCTGCCAGTTGTTACTACGGCAGCACCAGTTGCAGCACCAGAGGTAGTGACCTCGGCGGGATCCTCTTCCTCAGAGGAGACGGTTTCTGTGGAAATCAAAGCTCCGACCTTGGCACCGCCAGAGAGCGATAGCCACAGCATATCCGTGGAGCACACTACAGTTGCACAACCCGCACCTgaacccgaacccgaacccgaacccgaaccGAGACCCCAACCTGCTCCGGAATCGGAGTCCGAGACCGAGGAGGAGATAATACCTGGAACCACAGCAGCTACACTGGCGGTTAGCAAATCCTCCAGCTCTTCCGAGGAATCACCGAGCATATATACAACGCTGCCGCCTTTGCCAGGTCAACCGAAAACCACATCCTCGGCGGAGAGTTCCGGTGAAGTGGTGACCTCCGAGGAGTACACCACCGTGCCACACTTCGACGTCAGTGGCAGTAAGAGTGAGAGCGGCAGCGTAGAGATCACCACAGTAAGACCAACAGCTCCACCCAGCATTACCATAGCAGTGGACTACGCCACttcctccagcagcagcagctcggaATCAGTGGAATCAGTGGTCACCACGCCGACACCCACTTTTGTGCAGAGGGTCACCACCATTGCCGCCACCATCTCCGTGGACtatgccacgcccacgccctaTTATCCCCCGGAAACCACTACGCCACGAGTGATTCCAGTGCCGAGACCCACATTTTCTCCCGAACCACCTTTGGATGTGGTGGAGACCACGGCTTCGACGCAGCATCTCTGGACAGAGGTGCCAACGACGGCGGCTCCCTTCTTTACGGAGTATCCAGCGGAAGTCCTGATCACCACGCATCGAACCAGTGCAGGCAGATTCACCACGGTGCAGCCACCTGTGCAGGTTTCTACCTTGTCTCCAGCAGAGGAGTCTTCCATAGAACTGACCACGCCGTATACACCCCACATAGTGGTGACCATATTGGATGCAAATGCCACGATACCATCGCTGATTACGACCACGGGAATGCCAACGacgcatcatcatcaccattaCCATCACCATGATCACGAGGGCACAACGCTGAATCCACTCGAGGAAGATGagcaccatcaccaccaccatcaccatcatcacgAGCATGAGGTGGTCCCCACCACTCCCATGCCAGTGGAAATAACCACGGGTCTGCCTCTGCAAACAGAGGACTTGATTGGAGTCCAGCAGCCTGCTCCAGTGACCACAGCAGAACCATATGCTCCTCCAGAGACTACAGTGGTTCCACTGACACCACTGACCACACCTGCTCCACCAGCAACAGTTGCTCCGGCGGCCCCACCAGCAACACTTGCTCCTCCCGAGACGCCAGCAACTCCGGCAACTCTTCCTCCAGCCACTGAACCTCCCACAGCGGCGCCAACACCTCCTCCAACTGTGCTGCCTACTTTGCCACCCGTAACCCTGCCCCCGGCTACTCAGCCACCACCCACGATACCACCCACGATACCACCCACGATACCACCCACTCCGCCCTCCACACAATCCGCACAAACTCTGCCGCCGCCTACAATGCCCATAAATGTTTACACCACTCCCGAAGGACCTGCGCCGACTACGACCTCTGCCGCCCAAACGAAGCCTCCGGTCACGGAGAGcagcgaggaggtggaggGCTCCAACACGGTGGCCACCGGCGGCGGCCGGGGAGCCGGTGGAGTTCCCGAGGAGAAGTCCGGCGATGTCGATTGCATCAAGCTGGGCTGCTACAATGGCGGAACCTGCGTTACCACTTCCGAGGGATCACGG TGCGTTTGCCGCTTCGACCGGCAGGGTCCGCTCTGCGAGCTGCCCATTGTCATCCGGAACGCCGCCTTCTCCGGCGACTCGTACGTGTCGCACCGCATCTACAAGGACATCGGGCAGCACGAGTCCCTAGATGCCGTCCTGCCAATGCACATCCAACTGAAGGTGCGGACGCGGGCCACCAACGGTCTGATCATGCTGGCAGCCGCCCAGGGAACAAAGGGCGGCCATTACATGGCCCTGTTCCTCCAAAAAGGACTGATGCAGTTCCAGTTCTCCTGCGGACTGCAGACGATGCTGCTGAGCGAGCTGGAAACGCCGGTCAACACGGGCCACGAAATTACCATTCGCGCTGA ATTGGACTTCAGCCGGAATTACACACACTGCAACGCCTCGCTGCTGGTGAACGACACGCTGGCCATGTCCGGGGATCAGCCCACCTGGCTAAAGCTTCTGCCTTCGCGGCTCCACACCCCGGAGGCGATACTGAACACCTGGCTCCATCTGGGCGGTGCGCCCCAGGCGCCGATTGGCCTGATTATCGAGCTGCCGCCGGCCCAGAGCGGCACGGGCTTCACTGGCTGCCTCCATACGCTGCGGATCAATGGACAGGCTCGCGAGATATTTGG CGATGCCCTGGATGGCTTTGGCATCACGGAATGCGGCTCTCTAGCCTGTCTGTCCAGTCCCTGTCGCAATGGCGCTGCCTGCATCAAGATCGAATCAAATGAGCTGGACGAGAATGGTGAGAAGGCCGAGAAGTGGAAGTGCAAGTGCCCCACCGGCTATATGGGACCCACCTGCGAGATATCCGTGTGCGAGGATAATCCCTGCCAGTACGGTGGAACCTGCGTGCAGTTCCCAGGAAGCGGCTACCTATGTCTGTGTCCGCTGGGCAAACACGGTCACTACTGCGAGCACA atCTCGAGGTGGCCCTGCCCTCCTTCTCAGGCAGCGTAAATGGCCTCTCCTCGTTCGTGGCCTATACCGTGCCCATTCCGCTGGAGTACTCCATAGAACTGAGCTTTAAGATCCTGCCGCAGACTATGTCACAGATCTCCCTGCTGGCCTTCCTGGGACAGTCGGGTTACCACGATGAGAAGAGCGATCACCTCGCGGTGAGCTTCATCCAGGGCTACATCATGCTCACCTGGAATCTGGGAGCAGGACCACGTCGTATTTTCACCCAAAAACCCATTGACTTCCGGCTGGACGCTCCCCGGGTTCCCTACGAGATTAAAGTGGGTAGGATTGGTCGCCAGGCCTGGCTATCGGTGGATGGAAAGTTCAATATAACTGGCCGATCGCCGGGAAGTGTTAGCCGCATGGATGTGCTGCCGATTTTGTATCTGGGCGGTCACGAGATAGCCAACTTTAACACGCTACCCCACGATCTGCCGCTGCACTCGGGATTCCAGGGATGCATCTACGATGTCCAGCTGAAAGCAGGCCAGGTTACCGTACCCCTGCAGGAGACGCGGGGGGTCAGGGGACGCGGTGTGGGTCAATGTGGCACCAGGGAATGCCATCGGCATGCCTGCCAGCATGACGGCGCCTGTCTACAGCACGGAGCAACCTTTAC ATGCATCTGCCAGGAGGGCTGGTACGGGCCGCTGTGTGCCCAGCCCACGAATCCCTGCGACTCCTTCAACAACAAGTGCTACGAGGACTCCACCTGCGTGCCTCTGGTCAATGGCTATGAATGCGATTGTCCTGTGGGACGAACAGGCAAAAACTGCGAAGAGG AAATACGTTCCCTTAGCGATGTATCCCTCACCGGAAGACGTTCGTATCTGGCGGTTCGTTGGCCCTATCTCTACGATGGCGGCGATAAAATGGGTGCAAAACGTTCCCAGATGGTCAGCTATAGGAACTTTACCAAGAAGCTAATGCCCCCGAAACCGATAACCACACCCAGCAGCCACTTTGTGATGAAGCTGCTCAATGAGGTGGAAAAACAACGCAGCTTCTCGCCCGTTCCCCTGATGGGTTCGAAGACCTTCGAAGAGCACCATCGTGTGCAGTTCTTCTTCATCGAGTTCCAACTGCGTCCGCTATCGGAACGGGGATTGCTCTTGTACTTTGGCACCCTGAACAATAACCAGGACAAGAAGATCGGCTTTGTATCGCTCTCGCTGCAGGGCGGCGTGGTGGAGTTCCGGATTTCGGGACCCAGCAACCATGTCACCGTGGTGCGCAGTGTGCGAATGTTGGCCATCGGCGAGTGGCACAAGATTAAGATGGCGCAGCGTGGTCGCTGGCTGACTCTGTGGGTGGAGGGAAGCGCCTCGTCGGCTTTGGCTCCCTCGGCAGAGGTCCTGGTTGAACCGGACTCGCTGCTTTACATTGGCGGACTGAAGGATGTGTCCAAGCTGCCGCACAATGCCATCTCCGGATTCCCCATACCGTTCAGGGGCTGTGTCCGGGGCTTGGTGGTGAGTGGAACTCGCATTGTGCTCAACGAGACCAACATTGTGG AATCGCGTAACATTCGAGACTGTGATGGCACTGCCTGTGGCGGGGACTCTTGCGAGTCCGGCGGACACTGTTGGCTGGACGAGAAGCTGCAGCCGCACTGCATCTGCCCGGAATATGCCAAGGGCGATCGCTGTGAATATTCGGAAACCTGCAAGCTGATACCCTGCAAAAACAATGGAAGATGTCTGCGCAGCGGACGCTGCTCGTGTCCCAATGGCTGGGGTGGCTTCTACTGCGAGATTG ccaTGAGCAAGCCAACGACGCCGAGCTTCCGTGGCAACAGTTACCTGATCTTGCCGCCGCCTCGGATTCCGATGAAAGACAAGCGGCGCGGCCCCTCGCTCTATGTCCGCCCCCGCGAAGCCATCCAAGTCACGCTGAACTTCTCCACCATCGAGCCGGACGGCCTGCTCCTGTGGAGCGAGCACGAGCGCAGCAAGTTCCTTGGCCTGGGACTGGAGGCGGGTCACCTGAAGTTGGCCAGTAATTTGCTGGGAAGCTCTAATGACACCGTAAAGGCACCGGCCAGCGGTTTCATCGCCGACGGCGCCTGGCACTGGACCAGTGTCCTGCTGGATCGCTCACGGCTAGAGCTCCAGCTGGACGGGGAGGTGATCTTCACGGAGCGATTGCCCGAAAACGGCCGAAACCCAAGCCCATCATCAACCACGACCAGAACCACATCGGCGGGCAGGCGCAAGAGTTCGAGCAAAGAGCCAACAATTAGCTACGAGGATGTCTTCTACTTGG GAGGATTCCCCAACTTGGACTCGGTAAGCAGGCGGACGCAGGGTCGCTTTTTCGAGCCCTTTAAGGGATGCCTGCAGGACATTCAGTTCGGCGCCGAGCCGAAAGCGATTATCAGCGATTTCTCGGCGTACCAGGGGGAAAATATCGGATCCTGTGATCTGCACGGTGACGAGCCGCTAATTGTATAG